The following proteins are co-located in the Palaemon carinicauda isolate YSFRI2023 chromosome 3, ASM3689809v2, whole genome shotgun sequence genome:
- the LOC137638212 gene encoding splicing factor ESS-2 homolog isoform X3: MCQIQVEGKELGKDTPKSNGYSFVSAPSPVPGVDASPFMTWGEVDGTPIQLDGNQTPLLKRHTPGPSYRILKVPNRDRLGHMLAEQVSLRQTRMFTAIKINTVTQKLASNIG, from the exons GAAAAGAGCTGGGCAAAGATACTCCGAAATCCAACGGGTACAGCTTCGTAAGCGCGCCCTCCCCGGTGCCCGGCGTGGACGCCTCCCCCTTCATGACGTGGGGCGAAGTCGACGGAACTCCGATACAGCTGGATGGAAATCAGACTCCCCTCTTGAAAAGACACACGCCGGGACCGTCGTATAGAATACTCAAAGTACCCAATAG AGACAGACTGGGACACATGCTAGCTGAGCAGGTCagcctacgccaaacaaggatgttcacggcgataaaaattaacaccgttacacaaaaactagccagtaatatagggtga